The Salvelinus fontinalis isolate EN_2023a unplaced genomic scaffold, ASM2944872v1 scaffold_0170, whole genome shotgun sequence nucleotide sequence CGTAGACactccattccacttctcattggttactgacatccaggggaaggcgggtgcagttcatgtcgacccataggatacatacagagctttaaactgagtgttttacagcgaaaacacaatatagcattatattagcttagcacaatagccagaaacacaagcaatttacCAGCAGCacaggttagcgatcgtaacaatacagcaaaagatatataatttttgactaaccttgatatacttcatcagatgacagtcctgtaacatcatattacacaatgcatataggttttgttcgaaaatgtgcatatttagcagcacaaatcgtggttatacaatgtgatcagtGGCAACAGGtcatgcattctggccggcgccatcttggaaaggcacctaagtTTACGATTATTTATCGATTAgattgactaaaaaatacaggttggacagcaaatgaaagatgcattagttattaatgcaaccgctgagttagatttttaaaattaacgttactagacatacagtgtgcgttacagccagactagtgccgcaataatggcggacaaatccgtttacatttttccacataaatacggaataacatcataaatagctcttacttttggacgagcttccatcagaatcttgggcaaggtgtcctttgtccaaaagaatcgttgcttggttgtaaaacgtcgtcttcaactttggaattagcagcaaacaatAGCTATGTGGCCACAACATGCCCAAATCCCCAAAAcgcaatactaaggaaattccgaaaatagcaatatactcgcataaactgatataactcggtttaaaataacttcgttatgatgtttctaacacctatatcgaattaaattacagacggatatagCTAAGGCCGATAACTGAGCGTttcaaaatgccatcctgagATCTTGCTTTGCGCAATGACGAACGACGAAAAGAGAGGTCCCTTCGTTCCTTTGAGCTTTATAAGCTCTGAGAACTACGTAGACactccattccacttctcattggttactgacatccaggggaaggcgggtgcagttcatgtcgacccataggatacatacagagctttaaactgatctgagaacagagcctcgatttcagaccttcgcagttcctgtcatgaatttcgctgcagaaagagttctggttcacccacagacataattcaaacggttttagaaactaaagattgttttctatccaatagtaataataatatgcatattgtacgagcaagaattgagtacgaggcagtttaatttgggaacgataaaTGTCCaagttgaaacagcaccccctgtattaaGGGGAAAAAGACACTGAGTATTCAGGCTGTAATTTCAATAAACTGGAGATTTAGGAAGTCATATTGGTTGGTGGTGACATATGACTTACTTCTCTTTTAGTTCCTAGAGGAGCATAGGGCCTCAACAACCTCCTAGAGGAGCATAGGGCCTCAACAACCTCCTAGAGGAGCATAGGGCCTCAACCACCTCCTAGAGGAGCAAAGGGCCTCAACCACCTCCTAGAGGAGCATAGGGCCTCAACCACCTCCTAGAGGAGCATAGGGCCTCAACAACCTCCTAGAGGAGCATAGGGCCTCAACAACCTCCTAGAGGAGCATAGGACCTCAACAACCTCCTAGAGGAGCATAGGGCCTCAACAGCCTCCTAGAGGAGCATAGGGCCTCAACAACCTCCTAGAGGAGCATAGGGCCTCAACAGCCTCCTAGAGGAGCATAGGACCTCAACAACCTCATAGAGGAACATAGGACCTCTGCAACATTGAGGGTCATGGAGACATGTGATGCATGCTGCCCCACCACTACAGTGTACAGTTAGGTCcagaattattggcacccttgataaagaagTGTTCAAcgtcatcatgaactttacccagcaACAGGACATTTTAACCAGAAACCATGATACAGCAACTACACATCAGCACACGGAACCCTCAACCTCTGACCACTGAGAGAAGAACCCAACAGTCTGCCTCCAGTTTGACCATCATTTCCTCCAGTCAGACAACAGGAACTTTCTACCACAACCAATCATCACAACCTCTGAAAGAAAAACACGCCACTCACACAAACTCAGACCCGTCAGAGAAAGAACTGAACGATGTCAAAGATCATCAGTCCCCTACATGACTCAATTACTGAACCAAGTCAAAGATCATCAATCCCCTACATGACTCAATTACTGAACCAAGTCAAAGATCATCAGTCCCCTACATGACTCAATTACTGAACCAAGTCAAAGATCATCAGTCCCCTACATGACTCAATTACTGAACCAAGTCAAAGATCATCAGTCCCCTACATGACTCAGTTACTGAACCAAGTCAAAGATCATCAGTCCCCTACATGACTCAGTTACTGAACCAAGTCAAAGATCATCAGTCCCCTACATGACTCAATTACTGAACCAAGTCAAAGATCATCAATCCCCTACATGACTCAATTACTGAACCAAGTCAAAGATCATCAGTCCCCTACATGACTCAATTACTGAACCAAGTCAAAGATCATCAATCCCCTACATGACTCAATTACTGAACCAAGTCAAAGATCATCAGTCCCCTACATGACTCAATTACTGAACCAAGTCAAAGATCATCAGTCCCCTACATGACTCAATTACTGAACCAAGTCAAAGATCATCAGTCCCCTACATGAGTCAGTTACTGAACCAAGTCAAAGATCATCAGTCCCCTACATGAGTCAATTACTGAACCAAGTCAAAGATCATCAGTCCCCTACATGACTCAATTACTGAACCAAGTCAAAGATCATCAATACCCTACATGACTCAATTACTGAACCAAGTCAAAGATCATCAATCCCCTACATGAGTCAGTTACTGAACCAAGTCAAAGATCATCAGTCCCCTACATGACTCAATTACTGAACCAAGTCAAAGATCATCCATCCCCTACATGACTCAATTACTGAACCAAGTCAAAGATCATCAGTCCCCTACATGACTCAATTACTGAACCAAGTCAAAGATCATCAGTCCCCTACATGACTCAGTTACTGAACCAAGTCAAAGATCATCAGTCCCCTACATGACTCAGTTACTGAACCAAGTCAAATATCATCAGTCCCCTACATGACTCAATTACTGAACCAAGTCAAAGATCATCAATCCCCTACATGACTCAATTACTGAACCAAGTCAAAGATCATCAGTCCCCTACATGACTCAATTACTGAACCAAGTCAAAGATCATCAATCCCCTACATGACTCAATTACTGAACCAAGTCAAAGATCATCAGTCCCCTACATGACTCAATTACTGAACCAAGTCAAAGATCATCAGTCCCCTACATGACTCAATTACTGAACCAAGTCAAAGATCATCAGTCCCCTACATGAGTCAGTTACTGAACCAAGTCAAAGATCATCAGTCCCCTACATGAGTCAATTACTGAACCAAGTCAAAGATCATCAGTCCCCTACATGACTCAATTACTGAACCAAGTCAAAGATCATCAGTCCCCTACATGACTCAATTACTGAACCAAGTCAAAGATCATCCATCCCCTACATGAGTCAATTACTGAACCAAGTCAAAGATCATCAATCCCCTACATGAGTCAGTTACTGAACCAAGTCAAAGATCATCAGTCCCCTACATGACTCAATTACTGAACCAAGTCAAAGATCATCAGTCCCCTACATGACTCAATTACTGAACCAAGTCAAAGATCATCAGTCCCCTACATGACTCAGTTACTGAACCAAGTCAAAGATCATCAGTCCCCTACATGACTCAATTACTGAACCAAGTCAAAGATCATCAGTCCCCTACATGACTCAATTACTGAACTAAGTCAAATATCATCAGTCCCCTACATGACTCAATTAATGAACCAAGTCAAAGATCATCCATCCCCTACATGAGTCAATTCTGAGGATTCAGTGGATCGTTagatagggttcaagtccgggctctggctgggcctctcaaggacattcagagacttgtcccgaagccactcctgcattgtcttggctatgtgcttagggcattgtcctgttggaaggtgaaccttcaccccagtctgagctcctgagcgctctggagcaggttttcatcaaggatgtctctgtactttgctccattcatctttccctcgatcccaactagtctcccagtccctgccactaaaaaacgtccccacagcttgatgctgcaccaccatgcttcaccgtagggatggtgccaccaccatgcttcaccgtagggatggtgccaccaccatgcttcaccgtagggatggtgccaggtttcctccagacgtgatgctgcaccaccatgcttcaccgtagggatggtgccatgtttcctccagacgtgatgctgccaccaccatgcttcaccgtagggatggtgccaggtttcctccagacgtgatgctgccaccaccatgcttcaccgtagggatggtgccaggtttcctccaaacgtgactcttggcattcaggtcaaagagttcaatctttgtttcatcaccaagccatgaggtcgaaggaattgtccgtagagctccgagacaggattgtgtcaaggcaccaATCCGCGGAAGGGTACCAGGTAAACAAGACAACACTAAATCCTCTGGTCTTCTAGAACCAAGAGGGTGACCTGCAGGTAAACAAGACACCACTGAATCCTTTGGTATTCTAGAACCAAGATGGTGGCCTGCAGGTAAACAAGACACCACTGAATCCTCTGGTCTTCTAGAACCAAGAGGGTGTCCTGCAGGTAAACAAGACACCACTGAATCCTCTGGTCTTCTAGAACCAAGAGGGTGGCCTGCAGGTAAACAAGACACCACTGAATCCTCTGGTCTTCTAGAACCAAGAGGGTGGCCTGCAGGTAAACAAGACACCACTGAATCGTCTGGTCTTCTAGAACCAAGAGGGTGGCCTGCAGGTAAACAAGACACCACTGAATCCTCTGGTCTTCTAGAACCAAGAGGGTGGCCTGCAGGTAAACAAGACACCACTGAATCGTCTGGTCTTCTAGAACCAAGAGGGTGGCCTGCAGGTAAACAAGACACCACTGAATCCTCTGGTCTTCTAGAACCAAGAGGGTGGCCTGCAGGTAAACAAGACACCACTGAATCCTCTGGTCTTCCTGAACCAAGAGGGTGGCCTGCAGGTAAACAAGACACCACTGAATCCTCTGCAGCTTCtattagggccaggagttttcctGGTTATGTCTCCTGGCAGTAATAACGTTGTCTCTAGTTATATTAATgctcacagagtgagtccatgtaacttatgtgacttgttaagtacatttttcctggACTATGTATGTTAATGGAATGTGTTCACCCCAACAGCAAAGTcgtcaacaacaaaaacatccaTACCTCTAAATACCATCTTATtagatggagccatttccccacaTTAGTTTGGGATTCAGACCTGCAGTCATCTTGATTTCAGACCACTTTGGAGAAGTGTTCCACAGGCAGTAAATCTATTGTAGAATAAATGGAACCTGGATCCATTTCATTCTATTAAGATGGTTTATGTGTTATAGCAGTAATGGGGTTAAACTGATATTAAAATGACAACTCCATAGGTGGTACCAGGTCAGGGGAGTTCATCTCTGCTCCCAGCATCCCTGGGACAGTACTGATCAACATAGCTGACGTGATGCAGAGGTGTACCAGTGGTGAGGCTTGCCCTTCCATTTGACACACCTTTACCTGATGAGATCATACAagacgttacaggcttattccaCGTGGAAACAGACCTGCGTTAAAATAATGTTGAATATTTAATAAGCATTGTTTGATTGAGTTTGTtgtaatggaaccaatagaaaagtCATAAAAGTACAAACAAACCCCGTCCACCTGGAGAACTAAAGGAAATGCTCAAAGTATTTgtaagatttcaaatagtatttgaatccAGGGTCGTATTCGTTAGAGAacactgtagcaaaacatttAGCAACACAATTATTTTAGTTcagttagtccctccctgtttcagttcaTTTTCTTCAGTTTGGTGCCTCGTGGATATGATTCAGGTCTCCGTGGAAACATCAATGTAAATTCACCTTTGATTTTTACTCCTCACTTTCTCTTTAGGTCCATAGGGttttactgccccctgctggagactggagcacactgcagtccctttcaggtccatagggttttactgccccctgctggagactGGAGCACACTGCAGTCCTTTCAGCCGGATGATGAGGCCCTcatcaatacaggtactgtatgtagaaccatagtaaagaccagtatggactatcaatacagatactgtatgtagaaccatagtaaagaccagtatggactatcaatacaggtactgtatgtagaaccatagtaaagaccagtgtggactatcaatacagatactgtatgtagaaccatagtaaagaccagtatggactatcaatacaggtactgtatgtagaaccatagtaaagcccagtatggactatcaatacaggtactgtatgtagaaccatagtaaagaccagtatggactatcaatacagatactgtatgtagaaccatagtaaagaccagtatggactatcaatacagatactgtatgtagaaccatagtaaagaccagtatggactatcaatacaggtactgtatgtagaaccatagtaaagcccagtatggactatcaatacaggtactgtatgtagaaccatagtaaagaccagtatggactatcaatacaggtactgtatgtagaaccatagtaaagaccagtatggactatcaatacagatactgtatgtagaaccatagtaaagaccagtatggactatcaatacaggtactgtatgtagaaccatagtaaagaccagtatggactatcaatacaggtactgtatgtagaaccatagtaaagaccagtGTGGAATatcaatacagatactgtatgtagaaccatagtaaagaccagtatggactatcaatacaggtactgtatgtagaaccatagtaaagaccagtatggactatcaatacaggtactgtatgtagaaccatagtaaagcccagtatggactatcaatacaggtactgtatgtagaaccatagtaaagtccagtatggactatcaattcAGGTACTTCACTTCACCAAACACTAAAGCATGATATTGTAATAAATCTACACCCTCTTCCCTacgtagaacactactttagacttGGTCAGAAGCACCGtagggaatagggaaccatttggAACAGAGACAGTAATTCCCCtgaacatcttcctcttcctcatctggttTCTTGAACAGCCCTtcactcctcccctcttcctcccctccccccgtTTCATTCTATTCTATCAGCCACACCACTAGCTCACCTCCACACAATACATTTACAAGTTAAAGACACACCTTGGAATAAATAACAAAGGAAAACTATTACTAGATGAAGTTTAGTGTTTTTTATTATTTCCCATCACCATAAATCATATTTAATCACTGAACAGTAGCAGACCTAACTTCATCTGTTCCTGACTCTGGATAGTGGATTAAAAAGACCATCAATCTCCAATGATATTAAAGTACTATTCTGAACATTACTGATATACTGAGTGGCAAGTCAAGATATCTGCTGGTTTTATTGTTTGGTCAATAGCACCACCTGCTGGACAGGTTTAATGTTGCTGGACTGAGCAGTATGGGCGGATGAAAGATGACACATTTAGGGCCGGTTTCCTGGACATCTACATTGAACatactttttagtccaggactaggattaatatgtgtctgggaaaccagtccaTATAGTTTAGTAGAAAGTAAGTGATTCCAGCTTGTAGTGGGCTGACTAGTCCTGAATTGTCCTTTAGTTCCTGGACCATTTTCCATGCAGCTCCAGGTGACAGAGAACACATCAATTAGGACCAACAAGCTGATCAATGATACTGAGGAGgattacatagagacagagaaccaacTGAGAAAACATATCAATGGTTTTGAATGACAACCAATATACATCAACACCAGACATCATGATTCATGGAAATGTATAAGATTAAAACATTGCATTTACAAAAATATGAAAACCTTGAATTTTAATTCATAACATCTTCTGAAGATCAAATCAGTTAAATCATTGTAGATAAAAAAGAGCAGAATGAATCATCACATCTGgggaccatcaccaccagcatgactagtatctatgtggaccctactacagtttaaccagctcagctatagactacaccagcatgactagtatctatgtggacacTACTACAGTGGAActagctcagctatagactacaccagcatgactagtatctatgtggaccctactacagtttaaccagctcagctatagacttcaccagcatgactagtatctatgtggaccctactacagtttaaccagctcagctatagactacaccagcatgactagtatctatgtggaccctactacagtttaaccagctcagctatagactacaccagcatgactagtctctatgtggaccctactacagtttaaccagctcagctatagactacaccagcatgactagtctctatgtggaccctactacagtttaaccagctcagctatagactacaccagcatgactagtctctatgtggaccctactacagtttaatcAGCTTAGCAGTACCATTGAGATGAAACCCAGGATAGAGGGGCTGAGTGAATGTGGTCTGGACTCTGTGGAGGAGGGTCATTGTGTCAGAGACACTGTAGAAGGACAGAGTACCTGCCTTGTGATCCAGGTACACTCCTACTCTGGAGGACTGAGGGCCTGATACTTTAGTCTCAACATGATTGTGTCTGAAACAATAACCACCACTATAGTACTTTAAACTCCAGGACTTGTTATTGTGTCCAAATccactatctgtccctgttctGCTGATGTCTTTATATGAGACTGCTGTTTTAACCCACTCCCCAGTCCACtccacctcccagtaacagcgtccagacagaccctctctacacagaaCCTGACAGTAGTTGTTGGTGAATCTGTCTGGATGGTCAGGATATGGTTGGACTTGGCCTGTACGTTTCACCTTTCTGTTcccttcagacagagagaggagtgtgtgtgctgtgtttgggtccagtgtgagCTGACAGGAATCTgggagaagagcagagcagagaccaaTGAGGGGAGTCAGAACAATAAGTTAAGTCAGATACTGTATCTACCCTGTCTTTGATTAGAGTACAGCAGAGATCAAATCAGAGAAATATGAGGAATCAGATAGATACCCAGTCTTTGATTAGATCTACTATTGCTATATATTTCTAGAGGGATTGTTAGGAGTGTCAGTAAAAAGAGACTGTTAGTTACTTCACAATAAAGAGACTCACATTGTAACAACTGTTCTCTGGTCTTGGGCTCTGGAGGCAGTACAACATCCACTATATtcactacagacacacaaacacattgacagagagagggaatgttaTCATCAGACCATATTCCACATGTATATGACTAGTAGGGAACTTTCAATGGTCTAAAGTTGATGTTCTTATTGTTTTCAACACACCTGTAGTGGAGATCTTGGTCCATTCTCCTTTAAGGAAGTCTTCtagtttctctctcagttcagacACAGACTTACTCACATCTCCAAAGTACTGAAGAGGACGGACAACGATGCTGGGTAAGTCTGAAGATACACTGATACTGGAGAGAGACTTGTAActctggagagagacacacatagtaacctggggaaggttttctgtagtattataaatgtaagagttctaaacttccttaataagaaCAATGTcctgagtaaaagccaaattggattcataccaaaacatcgcacaactgaacatatttacaccctacacaccctgatagataaacatgtccaccaaaataataccaaaatatacgcttgctttatcgacttccaaaaagcatttgattctatttggcatacaggactgttctacaaagttattgaaagtggtgtagggggtaaaacatatgacataattaaatcaatgtatactggcaatacgtgcagcattaaaattggcaagaaaagaacagaattctttaaccaggggcggggccttcgtcagggttgtaatctgagccctgcactcttcaatatttacatcaacgaattggccactattctggaaaaatcctcagcccctggtgttagtctccacaattcagaggttaaatgcctactcttcgcagatgacctatgcctgctgtcacccacagcacatggcctacagcagagcctggacctgctagagcagtactgccagacctgggccctggcagtaaaccccaaaaagactaaaataatgattttccagagaagatccagatctctgggaattagaccaaagttctcaattggtacaaaatatatagagtactgtacacactacaataacttaggtttaaatatatagagtactgcacacactacaattactgaggtttaaatatatagagtactgcacacactacaattactgaggtttaaaaataagctcaactggacaccttaatgaggcagtgaatgaactgagagagaaagcacacagggcattctacgccattaaaaagcaaattcaaattgaaatacctattacaatttggctaaaactaattga carries:
- the LOC129844075 gene encoding stonustoxin subunit beta-like; this translates as MCVSLQSYKSLSSISVSSDLPSIVVRPLQYFGDVSKSVSELREKLEDFLKGEWTKISTTVNIVDVVLPPEPKTREQLLQYSCQLTLDPNTAHTLLSLSEGNRKVKRTGQVQPYPDHPDRFTNNYCQVLCREGLSGRCYWEVEWTGEWVKTAVSYKDISRTGTDSGFGHNNKSWSLKYYSGGYCFRHNHVETKVSGPQSSRVGVYLDHKAGTLSFYSVSDTMTLLHRVQTTFTQPLYPGFHLNGTAKLIKL